In Setaria viridis chromosome 5, Setaria_viridis_v4.0, whole genome shotgun sequence, the genomic stretch CATAGGAGCGAGAGCGCAAATATGATGCTGAAGAACATTGTTCCACCTAGCTGGCCACTGCACAAATCTGTTGAACAGTATGCTAAGTTGCAGTACATTAGAGATGAGGAAGAGAACTATGAAGAGAAGTGTTCGAAACAGGTAACTTGCCCAATGCAAATATGGATGGATCAAATAATTATGGAGTTATTAAACTATTTTTGTTGTTTTATATTTCCTTTAATGTAGGACTCTCAGAAGAAGAGGCATAGAGGACCTCTGGTTGTGCATGCTGGGCAGTTGTACACCCCGCAGGTTCATGCCATGCTCTATGATATTAAGGATAGATTAGAATTCTACAGAGCTATTGAGGTTGAGCCTGGAGAGGAGTACATGGTTGAGCACTATGACCTAGGGAGGGTTCAACGGTGGTGCAAGGGGAAGTATAAAGTTAGAGTTAATGGAGGTTGAGAATCGTATGACTGCGAATGTGGACTGTTCGAGCATTTTGGTTTTCCTTGCAGGCACATCATTAGGGTATTTCTTTCATAATCAGTGCATAGAATATTATGTCAGTAACTAAATTGTGTATGAAAATTGGTTGCTGAAATCCTGACATGATTTATTTTTTGAAGGTGCTGATTAGCAACGGTGTCTAGCGGATTCCAGAAAGCCTTGTGAAGAAGAGGTGGACAAAGAAGGCTCGTCTTCAGCTCCCTGGTTACATGTCATTGTACAGCCGTGAGGATCCAGCCCTTAAGGTAAAGACGTACAGGCATTCATCGTTGATGATCAGTAAGCTAGAGTTCATGGAAATTGCAGACCGGAATGTTGATACCTACAAGATTGGGCTTCAGCACTTGGAGGAAGCGAAGAAGGCAATGTCAGCTTTCAGCAACTTTCGAGATGGCATGGGTCTTGCTGATCGTGAACAAACAAACCAACAGCTAGCTACCGTTGATGATGGGGACAAGTTTCCACTGAGGCAACCATTGAGTAGAAGGGAAAGTGGTAGGCCAACAGAcaagagaaagaagatggatAATGAGAGAGGATCAAAGCGTCCAAGGTTTTGCAATGTTTGTAGAAGCGACAAGCATAACAAGAAGCGCCCGAACCGTGATCAGTCGACAGACAAGCCTAGAAAGCCGCCTACATGTTCTGGTTGTGGACTAGAAGGTCGTCATAGCATCGATAGGTGCGGGATGGAGGAGCAGCGCCTTGCTGATACTGGATAATTTATTTTGATGTGCGTCTGTAAGTGATTGAACCAAGTAATAAGATTGTGGGTGAGGGCAAGCTTTTGTTGCTGCATCACGGAATTTGTTACATGGGTTGTGATACTTTTGATTGGTGTACATGCATAAAACCTGTTGGATGTGGAGGTACTTGGGTACTATGTCCACGTTGATGGGAGTGGTTTATTATCATTAACGCATGGTAACTACACATGCTAAATTGATGCAATGTGGAAGTTTCATTTGCACTATATCAATTACGTAAGCATATAGTGGTGTCGTCGTCCAATGCAATTGGTGTGTACCACTGTTCTTTGATTTGTTTGCCATAAGTT encodes the following:
- the LOC117856297 gene encoding protein FAR1-RELATED SEQUENCE 9-like, with the translated sequence MKYTADQDLRDKFHKMLNEMMTPDEFVAEWDALLKEYGLTDNTFLQQIFATREMWVQCYFKGIFCAWMISTHRSESANMMLKNIVPPSWPLHKSVEQYAKLQYIRDEEENYEEKCSKQDSQKKRHRGPLVVHAGQLYTPQVHAMLYDIKDRLEFYRAIEVEPGEEYMYDCECGLFEHFGFPCRHIIRRIPESLVKKRWTKKARLQLPGYMSLYSREDPALKVKTYRHSSLMISKLEFMEIADRNVDTYKIGLQHLEEAKKAMSAFSNFRDGMGLADREQTNQQLATVDDGDKFPLRQPLSRRESGRPTDKRKKMDNERGSKRPRFCNVCRSDKHNKKRPNRDQSTDKPRKPPTCSGCGLEGRHSIDRCGMEEQRLADTG